The segment CTGCGAGCCTATCCGGATCGTGGCGTGCCAAGACATGGGCTACAACCTGACCTCCATGCCCAACTTGGTGGGCATTGAGCTGCAGAATGACGCTGAGTACCGCCTCAACTCCTTCAAGCCGCTCATCCAGTACGGGTGCTCGTCGCAGCTCACGCTCTTCCTGTGCTCCATCTACGCGCCCTTGTGCACGCCCCAGGTGCCCACGCCCATCGGGCCCTGTCGGGACCTGTGTGAGACTGTGAGGAACCGGTGCGCGCCCGTGCTCTCCGAGCTCGGGTACCCGTGGCCGCACTTCCTGAACTGCTCCAAGTTCCCGGCCCACAACAACGAGGAGCACATGTGCATGGAGGGGCCAGGGGAGAAGATGCCGCCCCACTCGCCTCCGACGACCTCCCCGCGCCCCAAGCCTCCCCCGCGATGTAGCCAGTACGCCCACGCACACAAGTACCGCTACATCAACGCGACGGGCACGTGCGCGCCCCTGTGCCAGGCCAACATCTCGTTCAACAGCAGCGACAAGTCCTTTGCGGGCGTGTGGATGGCCATCTGGGCCGTCGTGTGCTTCGCCGTCACCCTGTTCACCGTCCTGTCCTTCCTGCTGGACGCCGCCGCCTTCAGATACCCCGAGCGGGCGGCCGTCCATCTGGCCCTGTGCTACAACCTGGTGGCCGTCGGGTACCTGGTGCGGCTGGTGGCAGGAGCGGGTCGGGTTACGTGTCACGCGGACCCGGAGTTGGGGGTCGGAGTGGCGGTGACGGAGGGAGGACTCCACACCACGTGCGCTCTCGTCTTCCTGCTCCTCTACTACTTCAGCACCGCCGCCTCCGTCTGGTAAGTGCCGCCCGGGGTCGTGGCCCTCGGCCGGGCGACGCCGCTCGCTGgttggggcgagggagggggtcaCTTGgattgcccgtctgtctgtctctccctactATTTctttttcggtgtgtgtgtgtgtgtgtgtgtgtgtgtgtgtgtgtgtgtgtgtatgtgtgtgtgtgtgtgtgtgtgtgtgtgtgtgtgtgtgtgtgtgtgtgtgtgtgtgtgtgtgtgtgtgtgtgtgtgtgtgtgtgtgtgtgtgtgtgtgtgtgtgtgtgtgtgtgtgtgtgtgtgtgtgtgtgtgtgtgtgtccgtccgtccgcccgtccgtccgtccgtgagCGTTTGTTCTGTACAGCTAGATAGCTATCTAACCACCTGTTTATGTAGACAAGCAAGCATAGTCAGTGGTACTATTGGCAATGAATTTTGCTCAAGTTAAATATAACTCCTTTCTGCAGAATATATGAATGTCTCTGAAATCAGGCACACTCTTCTTCAATAATGGATTTACGAATATAGAAGTCATGCTTCTTGCCTTCTTGCTGGTACGACTGTAGAATATAGTCTTGTTTCCTAGTACTAGTCTCGCAGTATCTATATGTAGAAATCGGGAATTCAGTTGCTTAGCGACATGCTACGTAGCAACACCCAGGTAACCTCAGGGCTTACTATCACTATCTCAGAAAACCGGAGAACTAGACTAATCCAAAAGAATATGCAAGTGTCACTGCAATAGACACTCGAAGATTGTGGGATTTTCCCCAGTAATAAGGATTATTAGAAGCGGCAGTTTACAGTTCTCGACCGTCAAATATCGTCACGATGAAGCTTACCATCAACACCCTCTGTACTGTggcgaagagaaaagatgaatatGGTATTGCTCAAAATGCCCATAACATTTTTTATGGTTTACTTTCCAAAGCAGCAGGTGACAGTCTTGTTGAGAATTAGTATATGATTTAGTCTTTataggacacacgcacacgcacacgcacacgcgcacacacatacacacacacacgcacacgcacacgcacacgcacacgcgcacgcacgcacgcgcacacgcacgcacgcacgcacgcgcacacgcacgcacgcacgcgcacacgcacgcacgcacgcacgcacgcgcacacgcacgcacgcacgcacgcatgcacgcatgcacgcacgcacgcacgcacgcacgcacgcacgcacacacacacacacacacacacacacacacacacacacacacacacacacacacactcacgcacacgcacacgcacacgcacacgcacacgcacacgcacacgcacgcacacgcacacgcacacgcacacgcacacgcacacgcacacgcacacgcacacgcacacgcacacacacacacatacacatatactcatatacacacatatacacacatatacacacacacatacatatatatattgacatatgtacatgtatggcaACAagcaactacacacacaacatgGGT is part of the Penaeus chinensis breed Huanghai No. 1 chromosome 35, ASM1920278v2, whole genome shotgun sequence genome and harbors:
- the LOC125044273 gene encoding frizzled-4-like, translating into MAGPTNALMWAVVGVWAACTAGAWADYSDIMAVEHPGPRRCEPIRIVACQDMGYNLTSMPNLVGIELQNDAEYRLNSFKPLIQYGCSSQLTLFLCSIYAPLCTPQVPTPIGPCRDLCETVRNRCAPVLSELGYPWPHFLNCSKFPAHNNEEHMCMEGPGEKMPPHSPPTTSPRPKPPPRCSQYAHAHKYRYINATGTCAPLCQANISFNSSDKSFAGVWMAIWAVVCFAVTLFTVLSFLLDAAAFRYPERAAVHLALCYNLVAVGYLVRLVAGAGRVTCHADPELGVGVAVTEGGLHTTCALVFLLLYYFSTAASVW